A section of the bacterium genome encodes:
- a CDS encoding TetR/AcrR family transcriptional regulator: protein MPASNRQPHSSSRPGPDARREQILRGAREACLERGLAAVRMEQIAAHAHVSKGTLYNHFESREDLLLAMLEDRLQAGTEIVAGAVEAEPDPARSLDRRIDALIQMIGFQAPTAPLLFQGWGLVADAPALEQRFKQALRGFFELWASSTREALEAGQATGAFRRDADIDAFTAALLALVSGSIFRGSVDPEAVEATALRAAFDALLNDRLRLPPVAASGEFQ, encoded by the coding sequence TTGCCCGCTTCGAATCGTCAACCCCATTCGTCTTCGCGGCCCGGGCCCGATGCGCGCCGAGAGCAGATCCTGCGCGGGGCCCGGGAGGCGTGCCTCGAGCGCGGTCTCGCCGCCGTGCGAATGGAACAGATCGCCGCTCATGCCCATGTCTCCAAGGGCACGCTCTACAACCATTTCGAGAGCCGGGAGGATCTGCTCCTCGCGATGCTGGAAGACCGGCTCCAGGCCGGAACCGAAATCGTCGCAGGCGCGGTCGAGGCCGAGCCTGATCCGGCCCGCTCTCTCGATCGCCGAATCGACGCGCTGATCCAGATGATTGGATTCCAGGCGCCGACGGCACCGCTGCTCTTTCAGGGGTGGGGTTTGGTGGCAGACGCGCCGGCCCTCGAACAGCGGTTCAAGCAAGCGCTGCGCGGTTTCTTCGAGTTGTGGGCGTCGTCGACGCGAGAGGCCCTGGAAGCCGGTCAGGCAACCGGGGCTTTCCGCCGCGATGCGGACATCGATGCTTTTACCGCAGCGCTACTTGCCCTGGTTTCGGGCTCGATCTTTCGGGGCAGCGTCGATCCCGAGGCTGTCGAGGCCACTGCCCTTCGCGCTGCGTTCGATGCACTGCTGAACGATCGCCTTCGTCTCCCTCCCGTTGCCGCTTCTGGAGAGTTTCAATGA